A window of Pseudomonas mucidolens contains these coding sequences:
- a CDS encoding T6SS phospholipase effector Tle1-like catalytic domain-containing protein — protein sequence MSEAMTPPLQKTAAAFLSPTPDFKIGGLLPQTPGDVLRNYRTQQAAYHPFEQQAMDADRATGRVYAGAPCMKIVTVTLCFDGTNNHEPSDSLALPSTTTNVARLFHASLGGSGTESEEREGFYRYYMQGVGTEFKEIGEFKPDSLGLTMSTGGENRINWGLTRLIDALKRASSKSRLKNPDAYALVQKMGTSLTEDALGASVFKSSYTRRREVLAQPLAELESQIDAAHKAKSIPKIMAVRLFVYGFSRGAAEARAFAAWLEALTKVDVEGDTCYLFAGLPIKIVFMGLFDTVASVGIPYLAPFAAGHMGWADGTMRLSDSEKFLEHCVHLVAAHEQRSCFPVDSIRRKANPDDPKCPSTYRQGTAEYIYPGMHSDVGGGYPPGDQGRAAKGGHLVLSQIALHHMYSEAYNIGAPLQAPPKAFSNELKERWPWLAMSDSTYLEYAVGSKLIERFNTWLDAMDNGPLEEVMAREAGLITGWRISRYAKGRANHTEAYVKVMKNGPGADMTSEEVDAFEALHKMQLEEDAANRAGTSAPVWSESQLATQKTNQAIKLEYERRTGTTPTNTFNTSKMYEPNLDCRQLLNAMADFRRDYVPEWNLSVGEMFSLGTLANTLVGGLVYMTNSQDEAQHYADLRKAGEMNYATLFGADGKPLNDKVLPLIRLFDEHVHDSRAWFMNAALNEREVFSDYFRYRGIFFDNESNNELSLLVTAEQVVGVALAVASVGLTIKRRDPRFLVGLILPSLGTPVFRGKVDFPGISAFDSVTGLALPMLDGLESIRTFSADTGSMSKAAQALPVPPLLTEKTATTDDLIAMLKASQALKARVPTPSTNLLDGTLAQTPPPKSWLDQAKGTVEGLTT from the coding sequence GAACCGTCAGACAGCCTGGCATTACCTTCAACCACGACCAATGTGGCTCGCCTGTTTCATGCGAGCCTCGGAGGTTCTGGCACCGAATCAGAAGAGAGAGAAGGTTTTTACCGATACTACATGCAGGGGGTCGGTACTGAGTTCAAAGAAATAGGCGAGTTCAAACCTGATAGCCTAGGGCTGACGATGTCGACGGGTGGCGAGAACCGGATCAACTGGGGATTGACCCGTTTGATTGATGCGCTGAAAAGAGCCAGTAGTAAGTCACGCCTTAAAAATCCGGATGCCTACGCCCTTGTACAAAAAATGGGCACCAGCCTTACCGAAGACGCACTCGGGGCTTCAGTATTCAAAAGCAGCTACACGCGCCGCCGAGAGGTTTTGGCTCAACCGCTGGCGGAACTTGAAAGCCAAATTGATGCAGCTCATAAGGCCAAGTCGATCCCTAAAATCATGGCAGTGCGTCTGTTTGTTTATGGTTTTTCACGGGGGGCCGCCGAGGCGCGAGCGTTTGCCGCCTGGCTGGAAGCCTTGACCAAGGTCGATGTGGAGGGTGATACCTGCTACTTATTTGCCGGGCTACCGATCAAAATTGTGTTTATGGGGTTGTTCGACACCGTGGCCTCGGTGGGCATTCCGTACTTGGCGCCGTTTGCTGCCGGGCACATGGGCTGGGCCGATGGCACCATGCGCTTGTCGGACTCTGAGAAATTTCTTGAACACTGCGTGCATCTGGTTGCAGCTCACGAACAGCGCAGTTGCTTCCCCGTAGACTCGATTCGGCGCAAAGCCAACCCTGACGATCCAAAATGCCCTTCCACCTATCGCCAGGGCACAGCGGAATACATCTACCCCGGCATGCACTCCGACGTCGGCGGCGGCTACCCGCCCGGCGACCAAGGCAGGGCCGCAAAGGGTGGCCACTTGGTGTTGTCGCAAATTGCTCTGCACCATATGTACAGTGAGGCATACAACATTGGGGCGCCGTTGCAGGCCCCTCCAAAGGCGTTTAGCAATGAGTTGAAAGAACGTTGGCCATGGTTAGCCATGAGTGACTCGACTTACCTTGAATACGCGGTAGGTTCCAAGCTCATCGAGCGCTTCAACACCTGGCTTGACGCCATGGATAACGGTCCATTGGAAGAGGTCATGGCCCGTGAAGCAGGGTTGATTACCGGTTGGCGAATCAGTCGTTATGCCAAGGGGCGGGCCAACCACACTGAGGCTTATGTCAAGGTGATGAAAAACGGTCCGGGGGCAGACATGACCTCCGAGGAAGTCGACGCCTTTGAAGCTTTACACAAGATGCAACTTGAGGAAGATGCGGCCAACCGTGCAGGCACCTCGGCGCCTGTCTGGTCTGAAAGTCAACTGGCAACTCAAAAGACTAATCAAGCTATCAAGTTGGAGTATGAACGACGTACCGGCACCACGCCCACGAACACCTTCAACACCAGCAAGATGTATGAGCCGAACCTTGATTGTCGACAATTGCTCAACGCAATGGCCGATTTCCGGCGTGATTATGTGCCGGAATGGAACTTGAGCGTAGGAGAAATGTTTAGTCTTGGCACCCTTGCCAACACCTTGGTGGGTGGGCTTGTATACATGACGAACTCGCAGGATGAAGCCCAGCACTATGCCGACTTGCGCAAGGCTGGAGAGATGAATTACGCCACGCTGTTTGGCGCAGACGGTAAACCGTTAAACGATAAAGTCCTTCCGCTTATCCGGTTGTTTGATGAGCATGTGCATGACTCGCGCGCGTGGTTTATGAACGCGGCATTGAATGAGCGGGAAGTTTTCAGCGACTACTTTCGTTATCGCGGCATATTTTTCGACAATGAGTCCAATAACGAGCTATCGCTGTTGGTGACCGCCGAACAAGTGGTTGGCGTGGCGTTGGCGGTGGCCAGTGTTGGTTTGACCATTAAACGCCGCGACCCACGCTTCTTGGTGGGACTCATTCTTCCGTCGCTGGGCACCCCGGTGTTTCGCGGCAAGGTGGATTTCCCAGGCATCAGTGCGTTTGACAGTGTGACCGGTCTGGCACTGCCGATGCTTGATGGGTTGGAGTCGATTCGGACCTTCAGCGCCGACACGGGCAGCATGTCAAAAGCGGCCCAGGCGTTGCCGGTTCCCCCGCTACTGACGGAGAAAACCGCCACCACTGATGACTTGATTGCGATGCTCAAAGCCTCTCAAGCACTTAAAGCAAGAGTGCCCACTCCGTCGACGAACCTACTTGATGGGACGCTGGCCCAGACGCCACCACCCAAGAGCTGGTTGGATCAGGCGAAGGGCACGGTGGAAGGTCTCACGACCTAG
- a CDS encoding DUF3592 domain-containing protein: MLLHSSPPPRYSRPTVFFSFLGAVLIVFGITLHIRGEIEKQGMQETTGILISFFQKDRGEGFKKTDKCPRVRFYTLTQIPVTVEGRQCTSYSKYEVNDQVKVFYPPEHPEQALLVVDADEWFYVVLSCGFGAMMWVFALCTHTPRDRTGFNKSLMDKWGLTLSFWGIALVLYGLSFWVLQLELARQAPMTETTTGIVINPGYANTGRNSKFLCALIEFQTPNHESYQFSTSVCSNGYDRGETVSVRYAPANPRHAMLDSFWDSMFIPVILFLIGFPFLVVGMVSWPRRLSRSITRR, translated from the coding sequence ATGTTACTTCATTCATCTCCACCACCTCGATATTCACGACCGACTGTATTTTTTTCATTTTTAGGGGCAGTGCTTATTGTCTTTGGCATAACACTGCATATTCGAGGAGAAATAGAAAAACAAGGAATGCAGGAAACCACTGGAATTCTAATCTCGTTTTTTCAAAAGGACAGAGGCGAGGGATTTAAAAAAACCGACAAGTGCCCGCGCGTCCGTTTTTATACCCTTACTCAAATCCCGGTAACCGTGGAGGGACGCCAATGCACCAGTTACTCGAAGTACGAAGTAAATGACCAAGTTAAGGTTTTTTACCCCCCGGAACACCCTGAGCAAGCGCTTCTAGTCGTTGACGCTGATGAGTGGTTTTACGTTGTTTTGTCGTGTGGGTTCGGCGCGATGATGTGGGTATTTGCTCTTTGCACTCATACGCCTAGAGATAGAACTGGGTTTAACAAGAGCCTCATGGATAAATGGGGTTTAACCCTCTCATTTTGGGGCATAGCCTTAGTCCTATACGGGCTCAGCTTTTGGGTTTTGCAGCTTGAATTAGCGCGACAGGCTCCGATGACAGAAACAACGACAGGCATAGTAATTAACCCGGGCTATGCCAATACTGGACGAAACAGCAAGTTTCTCTGCGCGTTGATCGAATTTCAGACCCCGAATCATGAGTCATATCAGTTTAGCACCTCAGTCTGCAGTAACGGCTATGACCGTGGTGAAACGGTATCTGTTCGCTACGCCCCTGCTAATCCTCGGCACGCCATGCTCGATAGCTTTTGGGATAGCATGTTTATCCCAGTAATTTTATTTTTGATAGGTTTTCCGTTTTTAGTGGTGGGAATGGTCAGTTGGCCTAGGCGGCTATCAAGATCAATAACTCGACGCTGA
- a CDS encoding YceK/YidQ family lipoprotein, protein MLKMKLSLLISFFAMYLSGCGSFVTGISHGPTCPYQGVQLDVYAATDWATLKSTYGGILPLAIIDLPFSFVFDTFTLEKADGGDRCPRKF, encoded by the coding sequence ATGTTAAAAATGAAACTTAGTCTATTAATAAGCTTTTTTGCAATGTACCTTTCAGGTTGTGGCTCATTTGTGACGGGAATTTCTCATGGGCCAACTTGCCCGTATCAGGGGGTTCAGTTGGATGTATATGCGGCAACCGATTGGGCGACGCTAAAAAGTACCTACGGCGGTATTCTTCCACTGGCCATTATTGATTTACCTTTTTCCTTTGTTTTCGATACCTTTACGCTTGAAAAAGCTGATGGTGGGGATCGCTGTCCACGAAAATTTTAG
- a CDS encoding arsenic resistance protein: MTRDTLEQNQIPVYFVTVALAIALGLLAPSASQHLELLVTPAIAMLMYAMFLQIPFLDLRQGLSNGRFMAALLLANFVLIPLLVWSLTRGLVDHPAILLGALLVLLTPCIDYVVVFTHIGKGDARLMLAATPVLLLLQLLLLPVYLGLMLGAQSGVVVAVGPFVEAFVLLIVAPMILAVLTATLSRRSAVISRWYDVWAWLPVPAMALVLLVVIGSQIVSVVRDIELLAPVIPVYIGFLLLAPLMGALASRVFTLPATAARAVTFSAATRNSLVVLPLALALPDGVRELAAAAVITQTLVELVGELAYVRLIPALLRSTGRPPAS, from the coding sequence ATGACCCGCGATACCCTCGAACAAAACCAGATACCGGTGTATTTCGTCACGGTCGCGCTGGCTATCGCCCTTGGTCTGCTGGCGCCATCGGCGTCGCAACACCTGGAACTGCTGGTCACGCCCGCTATCGCGATGCTGATGTACGCGATGTTCCTGCAAATCCCGTTTCTGGACTTGCGCCAGGGCTTGAGTAACGGGCGCTTCATGGCGGCATTGCTGCTGGCCAATTTTGTGCTGATTCCGCTATTGGTGTGGTCGCTGACCCGCGGACTGGTGGATCACCCGGCCATCCTGCTGGGCGCCTTGCTGGTGTTGCTGACACCGTGTATCGATTACGTGGTGGTGTTTACCCATATCGGCAAGGGCGATGCGCGGTTGATGCTGGCGGCGACGCCGGTGCTGTTGTTGCTGCAATTGCTGCTGTTACCGGTGTACCTGGGTTTGATGCTGGGTGCGCAATCGGGTGTGGTGGTTGCGGTCGGGCCGTTTGTCGAGGCCTTTGTGTTGCTGATTGTCGCGCCGATGATCCTGGCGGTGCTGACAGCAACCTTGTCGCGTCGCTCAGCCGTCATCAGTCGATGGTATGACGTCTGGGCCTGGCTGCCCGTCCCGGCGATGGCCCTGGTATTACTGGTGGTGATCGGCTCGCAAATCGTCTCGGTGGTGCGCGATATCGAGCTGCTGGCACCGGTGATTCCGGTGTATATCGGCTTCCTGCTATTGGCGCCGTTGATGGGCGCCTTGGCTTCCCGCGTGTTCACCTTGCCCGCCACGGCAGCGCGGGCGGTCACGTTCAGCGCTGCGACACGCAATTCGCTGGTGGTCCTGCCTTTGGCCCTGGCACTGCCCGACGGCGTTCGTGAGCTGGCCGCGGCTGCGGTCATTACCCAGACGTTGGTCGAGCTGGTAGGCGAGTTGGCCTACGTTCGGCTGATCCCGGCGTTGCTGAGGTCCACGGGCCGGCCGCCAGCTTCCTGA
- the gabP gene encoding GABA permease, which translates to MSSTQSSNDLEQGLKPRHVTMLSIAGVIGAGLFVGSGHAIAAAGPGVLLAYAAAGTLVVLVMRMLAEMAVASPDTGSFSTYADRAIGHWAGFTIGWLYWWFWVLVIPLEANAAATILHAWFPDVAIWAFTLIITLLLTATNLFSVKNYGEFEFWFALIKVVAIIGFVILGILAIFGFLPNSQVSGVSHLFDTQGFLPNGMGAVLAAILTTMFSFMGTEIVTIAAAESKNPGQQITKATNSVIWRIGLFYLVSIFIVVALVPWNDPTLAAVGSYQTVLERMGIPNAKLIVDLVVLVAVTSCLNSALYTASRMLFSLGRRGDAPAVAKRTNKSGTPYWAVMLSTGAAFLAVFANYVAPAAVFEFLLASSGAIALLVYLVIAVSQLRMRQKRTAAGEKIAFKMWLFPGMTYAVIVFIVGTLTIMAFQDAHRVEVLSTGALSLLVVIAGLMVARRRKIQRAGAAVLN; encoded by the coding sequence ATGAGTAGTACGCAAAGCTCCAATGACCTCGAACAGGGGCTCAAGCCGCGGCATGTCACCATGTTGTCGATTGCCGGGGTAATCGGCGCCGGTCTGTTTGTCGGCTCCGGTCACGCCATTGCCGCGGCAGGTCCGGGGGTGTTGTTGGCGTATGCCGCGGCCGGGACCCTGGTGGTGCTGGTGATGCGCATGCTGGCCGAGATGGCGGTGGCCTCGCCGGACACTGGATCGTTCTCCACCTACGCTGACCGGGCCATCGGTCATTGGGCCGGCTTCACCATTGGTTGGTTGTATTGGTGGTTCTGGGTGCTGGTGATTCCCCTGGAGGCCAACGCCGCGGCGACGATCCTGCACGCCTGGTTCCCCGATGTGGCGATCTGGGCATTTACCTTGATCATTACCCTGCTGCTGACCGCGACCAACCTGTTCAGCGTGAAGAACTACGGTGAATTCGAGTTCTGGTTCGCGCTGATCAAGGTTGTGGCAATCATTGGCTTCGTGATCCTCGGCATCCTGGCGATTTTCGGCTTCTTGCCCAACAGTCAGGTCAGTGGCGTATCGCACCTGTTCGACACCCAAGGCTTTCTGCCTAACGGCATGGGCGCGGTGCTGGCAGCGATCCTGACCACCATGTTCTCGTTCATGGGCACCGAGATCGTGACCATCGCCGCCGCTGAATCGAAGAACCCTGGCCAGCAAATCACCAAAGCCACCAACTCGGTGATCTGGCGGATAGGTTTGTTCTATCTGGTGTCGATCTTCATCGTCGTCGCACTGGTGCCGTGGAATGATCCGACTCTGGCTGCCGTAGGCTCCTACCAGACTGTGCTGGAGCGCATGGGTATCCCGAATGCCAAGTTGATCGTCGACCTGGTGGTATTGGTGGCGGTTACCAGTTGCTTGAACTCGGCGCTGTATACCGCCTCGCGCATGTTGTTCTCCCTGGGGCGTCGCGGTGATGCGCCGGCGGTGGCCAAGCGCACCAACAAGAGCGGCACGCCTTACTGGGCGGTGATGTTGTCCACTGGCGCGGCGTTCCTGGCGGTCTTCGCCAACTACGTGGCACCGGCGGCGGTGTTTGAATTCCTGCTGGCCAGCTCTGGCGCCATCGCGTTGCTGGTGTACCTGGTGATCGCGGTTTCACAACTGCGTATGCGCCAAAAGCGCACGGCGGCGGGCGAGAAAATTGCTTTCAAGATGTGGCTGTTCCCGGGCATGACCTATGCGGTGATCGTGTTTATCGTCGGTACGCTGACCATCATGGCGTTCCAGGACGCGCACCGGGTGGAGGTGCTGTCCACGGGCGCGTTGAGTCTGCTGGTGGTGATCGCAGGTTTGATGGTGGCGCGTCGACGCAAGATCCAGCGGGCCGGGGCCGCGGTGCTGAACTAA